A region from the Longimicrobiaceae bacterium genome encodes:
- a CDS encoding cupin domain-containing protein, which yields MEIKRAGSQPSGKGPADWFTGTVRIDPLFAANDPARAAGNAVTFEPGARTAWHTHPLGQTLIVTAGCGRVQREGGPVEEIRPGDVVWFSPGEKHWHGAAPTTAMTHIAIQEALDGKPVDWMEHVTDEQYQGGTRAS from the coding sequence ATGGAGATCAAGCGAGCGGGCTCGCAGCCGTCCGGGAAGGGACCGGCGGACTGGTTCACGGGCACGGTGCGCATCGACCCGCTGTTCGCGGCGAACGATCCGGCGCGGGCGGCCGGCAACGCCGTCACGTTCGAGCCCGGCGCGCGCACCGCGTGGCACACCCACCCGCTGGGGCAGACGCTGATCGTCACGGCCGGCTGCGGCCGGGTGCAGCGCGAGGGCGGGCCGGTGGAGGAGATCCGCCCCGGCGACGTGGTCTGGTTCTCGCCGGGCGAGAAGCACTGGCACGGCGCCGCACCCACGACGGCCATGACGCACATCGCCATCCAGGAGGCGCTGGACGGCAAGCCCGTCGACTGGATGGAGCACGTCACCGACGAGCAGTACCAGGGCGGGACACGCGCGTCCTGA